The nucleotide sequence AAGGATCTGTTAATTTAAAAGACTCATACGTTGATGTGAAAAACGGTGAAGCCTTTATTATTGGTATGCATGTAAGCCCTTATGAAAATGGAAATATTTTTAACAGGGATCCTTTGCGTGTCAGAAAATTATTACTTCATAAAAAAGAAATATTCAAACTTATGGGAAAATTAACGGAGGAAGGGTTAACTATCGTTCCTCTTGAAATTTATCTTAAGGATAAATGGGTTAAGTTAAAAATTGCACTTGCTAAAGGTAAAAAACTTTATGATAAAAGAGATGCAGACGCTGAAAGAAGTGCAAAGCGAAATATTGAAAGAACATTAAAATCATATCAGAATTAAAACTTCTGTAATCGATATGGGGATGTATCGGTTTCGACGGGGGTTTTGAAGTATGGGTAGCGAGTAGTTTTGAGCAAAACTTAAAAAGCTTAAATTTTTAAATATAAAAGCTAATAACGAATTAGTTGCTGCCTAATTAAGGCAGTCGTCTTGCCTGTGAGTACCACGGCACAGGACAAGGCGTCAATTAGTGGTGAACGTGAGTATGCAATGCTTTGAGCATACCATGAATAATTAAGCAACCGAATTACAATAGTTTTCTTGTGGACTTTGTAATGAGGATTTGACCACAAGATACACTCGTAGAAGCCTGTATGAATGAACTTTCGGACAGGAGTTCGACTCTCCTCATCTCCACCAAAAAGAAACGACAATTTTCTTAAAGAAAGTTGTCGTTTCTTTTTGTATTATTCATTTTTCATTATTCAATATTCATCATTCATTAAATGCGACAAGATTTTTTAATGAATAATGAAAACGTAATTCGCCTTCGGCTGATGAATAATTAATAATTGAAAATTTATTATTTTAATGTTATAATTAATTTAAAAAAAGAAGGAAAGGATAGATTATATGTTAAAGAAAAAAAACAAACAAATTATAACTCTTGTGCTGTGTTGTGTGATACTTATTACATCTTCTTTATCTGTTTTTAGTGCATCGATTATTATTCTTCCAAATAGAGATTTTGAGATTTCATTACGTGAATTTTCTGATGTTACACTTGCTCATTGGTTTTATGATGATGTTATGATAATGGCGCGTCGCGGATATATACAAGGTACATCTGAACCTGTTGACGGTATTGGTATATTTGAACCTAACGGAAATGTTACGTTAGGGCAATTTTTAGCTATTGCTACCCGTATTATGATTGGTGATAAAAATGACAAAACAAGTGATTCTCATTGGGCAAAAAAGTACTATGATATAGCAATTAGCGAAGGACTTATATCTGCTGCTGATTTTTTGGGGGATGCAAGTTCTTTAGATACACCATTGACTCGCGAAGATATGGCGTATATTCTTGTTAATATTGCCAAGAAAAGAGGCGAGAGCCTTAAATTGCTTGAAGGTATAGACAATAATATCACAGATTTAAGTAACGTATCAGATAAGAGGCGTGATGCAGTAAAACTTGCCTATTCATCAGGATTGCTAACAGGTAAGGATAACTATGAGTTTAGACCTATGGAGTTATTAACAAGAGCCGAAACTGCGACTGTGTTTTGCCGAGTTCTTAATTTCAGGGAAAGGCCGAAAGTTACTGTTGTAAGCAAAGAAGAAGTTGAATATGCTAAATATGTTGTTAGGGGCGAGGGGAGAACGCAGGGACTGTTAAGAGCCGAATATGCCCGTCAGTTTGATATACAAGCGCTTAATAATGTACGAGTAGGTGAAGATGAAAAAGGGGTATATTTAGAATTTACTGCACCTGTTTTACCGGATTTGTTAAAGAAAGATTTTGAATTTACTGTAGGTGCTGATGTTTATGAGCCAAATGCAGAAGTTCCAACAGGTTTTGTAATGTCATTGGTAGAATCAGGTGAGTATTTTAAGGGATACTTTATCGATGTAGAAGATAATTATATAAGAAAAGAGCGTATAAAGTCTGCTAATGTAACAGTTTCGGTAAGACATAAGACACTATGCGAAAGTATGCTGGGACATACAGTATATATTTATTCAAAAACTCAGGCATTAGAAGGATGGTACGACAATAACCATAATTCAATTATTGAATATGACAGCACACATATATTTGCAGGTATAGGCAGGTAATACAGAAAGGCTCAAACCATATAAGGTTTGAGCCTTTCTTTGTTTAAAAATATATTATCAAAAACTCTTTTCTTTTAAAAAATCAAGAAAATCACGAATGATACCATGTGACAAATGTTCCTTATAAAACACATACACAGTTTGCCGTGCTATAAAATCTGATACATCAAGAAATTTGGTTTTATTATCATTGTTAATGTTTTCATTTTTGTCATCATATCTTTCTATACCGATTCCAATTCCGGCTTCAACATATTTATTGTAGCATAATAAATCATTTGTCTGAACAACAAAATTTGGTGTAAAACCTTCGCGTCGGCAAGCCTCTAAAAGCATATTGTGTGTACTGCCCAGTTCGCCGAAAGAAATAAAAGATTCGTTGCAAAGTTGTTTTAATTTCAATTTTTTATTACATAAATGACTGTTTGCAGAAACTTTTAAGCGTATTTTTCTGCTGCATAACTCAAAATTATCATATTCTGAATATTTAAATAGTTTATCATCAATTATTATATCAAAGTCTTCTTTATGCGTACCTGTATAATCAAAAATTGTCTTAAATGTTATATCAGGATGATTTTTTTTATATTCAATTATATAATCTGTAATTTCTTTTCTTAATGCACGAATATAAATTTTAATTTCACATACATTGTTTTTATGTGGTGAAATTGAGTCAATAAGATTATCTAATTCATTAAAAATTATACATAATGAGTTCTGTAATTTTTTTCCGTTCTCGTTTAATTCTATTTTGTTGCTGTATCTATGAAATAGTAAGCAGCCGAGTTCTTTTTCTAAACGTTTTACAGATGCTGATACCGAAGATAGCGGAACCATATATTTTTCCGCAGTCTTTGAAAAACTTCCGTTTTTAGCACTTTCAAAAAAATAACGAAGTTGCAGAATTTCCATATTTTTAACCTCATTTTTATGTTTTATTTTGATTATACATTATTTTTTATAATAATGCAATGTTAATTTAGTTGATTATTTACGATAATGTATTAATGTGGTACAATATAGAAAAATATTTGGGGTGTTATACAATGAATGAAATATTTAACTACATTGACAGTCACGCAGAAGAATATACTCAATTTTTAAAAAAAATCTGCAGTTTTGAGGCAACTGCAAAAGATAAGAAAGAAATTGACAAAATGCTTGATTATATTTCTGAATTTGCTCTTAATAAGGGCTTTAATGTTGAAAGGGTTCCGTTTGAAAATTGCGGAGACTTTTTAATTATTGATATAAATAAAAATATGGATAAAGGTAGTGTATTTCTTGCTCATACAGATACTGTTCATAAAAAAGGAACTTTCGGATATCCTTTAGTAAAAATAGAAAACGGAAAAATGCAAGGACCTGGTATGATTGACTGCAAAGGTGGGATTGCAATTGCTCTTCTAACAATGGAGTCTTTAAAGAAGTATGGCATTAAAGATCACACAAGACTTATTTTAACTTCTGACGAGGAGGTTTCAAATGTTTTAGGTGGTAAAAAAGAACAACAGTTTTTTAAAGAAAAAGTATGTGGCTTTAAAAATGCACTTAATTGTGAAACAACAAAAAATAATGAAGTTGTCGTTTCAAGAAAAGGAATTTTGCGTCTTAGAATTGATATTAAAGGAATTGGTGGACATTCAGGGATTGAATATTTTAATTCATCAAGTGCTGTGCTGGAAGCAGCTAAAAAAATTGTAGCACTTGAGAGTGCAAGTAAGCAGGGAGGAACTACATATAATTGCAGTATCATAAATGGTGGAACCGTTGCAAATATTATTCCGAATGAGTGTTCGTTTGTTGTTGATGTAAGAGTTGTAAATGTTGACAGTATGAAAGATGCGGAAGAATTTATCAATAAGGTTGCAAATAAAAGTTATGTTAAGGGTACAATATCGACTGTTACAAAGATTAGTTCAAGAATGCCTATGTTAAAAAATGATGAAACTTTGAAATTATTTAACACACTTTCTAAAATCAGCATAAAATATGGCTTGGGTGAACTTACTCCCGTTGAATCAGGAGGAGGCTCTGATTCAGCATATACTCAACTTGCAGGCGTACCGAGTTTATGTGGTTTGGGTGGAAGCGGGGATTTCTGCCATACTAATAAAGAATATATAGAAATAAATTCTATTTCCAAAAGAGCTAAACTGTTGGCAGCATTTTGTGTAAAACAGGGAATATGAATGCGAGATTAACAGTTGCATAGAGTTTGTGATTGTCATAATATGATTTTTATTTCAGGGAACTTTTTCCATTTTATTTCGTCTAAATAGTATAAAGATAT is from Oscillospiraceae bacterium and encodes:
- a CDS encoding LysR family transcriptional regulator is translated as MEILQLRYFFESAKNGSFSKTAEKYMVPLSSVSASVKRLEKELGCLLFHRYSNKIELNENGKKLQNSLCIIFNELDNLIDSISPHKNNVCEIKIYIRALRKEITDYIIEYKKNHPDITFKTIFDYTGTHKEDFDIIIDDKLFKYSEYDNFELCSRKIRLKVSANSHLCNKKLKLKQLCNESFISFGELGSTHNMLLEACRREGFTPNFVVQTNDLLCYNKYVEAGIGIGIERYDDKNENINNDNKTKFLDVSDFIARQTVYVFYKEHLSHGIIRDFLDFLKEKSF
- a CDS encoding S-layer homology domain-containing protein produces the protein MLKKKNKQIITLVLCCVILITSSLSVFSASIIILPNRDFEISLREFSDVTLAHWFYDDVMIMARRGYIQGTSEPVDGIGIFEPNGNVTLGQFLAIATRIMIGDKNDKTSDSHWAKKYYDIAISEGLISAADFLGDASSLDTPLTREDMAYILVNIAKKRGESLKLLEGIDNNITDLSNVSDKRRDAVKLAYSSGLLTGKDNYEFRPMELLTRAETATVFCRVLNFRERPKVTVVSKEEVEYAKYVVRGEGRTQGLLRAEYARQFDIQALNNVRVGEDEKGVYLEFTAPVLPDLLKKDFEFTVGADVYEPNAEVPTGFVMSLVESGEYFKGYFIDVEDNYIRKERIKSANVTVSVRHKTLCESMLGHTVYIYSKTQALEGWYDNNHNSIIEYDSTHIFAGIGR
- the smpB gene encoding SsrA-binding protein SmpB, which translates into the protein MAIKSISKNKKAWHEYFILEEYETGIELVGTEVKSIRKGSVNLKDSYVDVKNGEAFIIGMHVSPYENGNIFNRDPLRVRKLLLHKKEIFKLMGKLTEEGLTIVPLEIYLKDKWVKLKIALAKGKKLYDKRDADAERSAKRNIERTLKSYQN
- a CDS encoding M20 family metallopeptidase, whose product is MWYNIEKYLGCYTMNEIFNYIDSHAEEYTQFLKKICSFEATAKDKKEIDKMLDYISEFALNKGFNVERVPFENCGDFLIIDINKNMDKGSVFLAHTDTVHKKGTFGYPLVKIENGKMQGPGMIDCKGGIAIALLTMESLKKYGIKDHTRLILTSDEEVSNVLGGKKEQQFFKEKVCGFKNALNCETTKNNEVVVSRKGILRLRIDIKGIGGHSGIEYFNSSSAVLEAAKKIVALESASKQGGTTYNCSIINGGTVANIIPNECSFVVDVRVVNVDSMKDAEEFINKVANKSYVKGTISTVTKISSRMPMLKNDETLKLFNTLSKISIKYGLGELTPVESGGGSDSAYTQLAGVPSLCGLGGSGDFCHTNKEYIEINSISKRAKLLAAFCVKQGI